The Nycticebus coucang isolate mNycCou1 chromosome 17, mNycCou1.pri, whole genome shotgun sequence nucleotide sequence CCTGGGCAGGGCCTGCTGGGGGGTTCAGGATGCTGAACGACCCTTCCCAGTCCTTCCCGGCCCCCGGCTCGCAGCAGCGCATCGCCTCCAGGGGCTGCAGCAAGGTACCTTTGAAACAGGGCAGAAGCCTTATGGATTGGATCCGACTGACCAAGAGTGGAAAGGATTTAACAGGACTAAAAGGCAGGTTAATAGAAGTAActgaaaaagaacttaaaaagaaCAGCAGGAAAGATGACTGTTTGGATCTGCATAAGAGGGCTTGTTTATAACGTCAGCCATGGAGTACCACCCGAGTGGGGAGGAAGAGCTCATGAGAGCAGCTGGCTCAGACCGGACGGACCTGTTCGACCAGGTTCATCGCTGGGTCAATTATGAATAGATGTTGAAAGAATGCCtgcataccacaatttattgatccattcgtggatcgatgggcacttgggctttttccatgacttagcaattatgaatagagctgcaataaatattctgatacaaatatctttgttatggtgtgatttttggtcttctgggtatatgcccagtagggggattacaggattgaatggcagatctatttttagatctctaagtgttctccatatctctttccaaaaggaatgtattaatttgcattcccaccagcagtgcaaaagtgttccctttgctccacatccacgccaacatctctggtcttgggattttgtgatacaggttagtctcactggagttagatggtatctcaaagtagttttgatttgcatttctctgatgattaaagatgatgagcattttttcatatgtctgaaggccatgcacctgtcttcttcagagaagtttctcttcaagtcccttgcccagcctgcaatgggatcccttgttcttttcttgctaatgcgtttgagttctctgtggattctggttattaaacctttgtcggagacataccctgcaaatatcttctcccattctgagggctgtttgctagctttacttactgtgttcttggctgtgcagaagctttttagtttgatcaagtcccaatagtgtatttttgaagcagcttcaattgcccgggggtccttctcataaaaaactcgcccaaccagccttaaagaaagatgaagactttacctctttcatgtttacatggatggagctggaacatattcttcttagtaaagtatctcaagaatggaagaaaaagtacccaatgtactcacccttattataaaactaatgtaggaccttcacatgaaagctatatcccagttataacctaagaatagggagaagggggaaagggaggggaggggggagggagggggaaggagggggattaatgggattacacctgcggtgcatcttacaagggtatatgtgaatcctagtaaatgtggaatgtaaaggtcttggcaaaataactaagaaaatgctacaaaagctatgttaactaatgtgatgaaaatgtgtcaaatgatctatgaaccaagtgtatggtgccccacgatcatactaatgtacacagctatggttaataaaaataaaaaataaaaaaagaaagaatgcctgGTGAGCAGGATGGCCGTTAAGCCCGCTGTGCCAAGAGACTAtcgtgaggaaaaaaaaaatcttaaatggcCTGTGTCCAGAAGCCAGGCAGTGGAGCGCCTGCCAAGGAAGGGCCCAGTCCTCCAAGCTATGACTGGTTCCAAACAGACTCTTCAGTGACTATTGCCATATATACTAAAGAGAAGGATATCAAATTAGACTCAATAATAATTGATAATCAGGATGATTCCTTCAGAGCGGAAACAATTATCAAGGATTATTCGTACCTTATACATATAAGGCTAAGCCATGAAGTTCAGGAAGATTTTTCTGCAAGGATTATTGAGAATGTGGGAAAAATAGAGATTGtcctgaagaaaaaagagaatacttCTTGGAAATGTCTTGGTCATCCCTTGGAGAAtcataattcatttatttcaagaaaagATGCAAGTCTGCACTACAGAGAGTGCCAGTTAATTTCCAAGGAAGTCGTTACTCACGACACAAAGCTTTTCTTGAAGTTGCCACCAAGCAGTCACCTTCAGACACCCGTCGGGCAGCACGTTTACCTCAAGTTGACCATTACAGGTGCAGAAATAGTGAAGCCATACACACCTGTGTCTGACTCCTTACTCTCAGAGTTCAAAGAACCACTTCTTCCCAACAATCAGTACATGTACTTTCTAATCAAAATCTATCCTGCTGGCCTCTTCACACCTGAGCTTGACCATCTTCAGATTGGAGATTTTATTCCTATAAGCAGTCCTGAGggcaattttaaaatatccaagTTCCAAGAACTGGAAGACCTCTTTCTGTTGGCAGCGGGAACAGGCCTCACACCGATGGTTACAATCCTGAACTTCGCTTTGACTCAGGTGCCCTGCCTCAGGAAAGTGAAGCTGATGTTCTTCAATAAAACAGAGGATGACATAATTTGGAGAAGCCAACTGGAGAAATTGGCATTTAAAGATAAAAGATTTGATGTTGAATTTGTTCTCTCAGCACCTACTTCTGAATGGACTGGCAAGCAGGGACACATTTCACCAGCTCTTCTTTCTGAATTCTTGAAAAGAAATTTGGACGAATCCAAAGTCTTCATCTGCATTTGTGGGCCAACACTATTTACAGAGCAGGGAGTGAGGTTGCTGCATGATCTGAACTTTTCCAAAGATGAGATCCACTGTTTTACAGCATAATGAAGAACTGCCATTGTCTTTTACTCAACTAGTTTATCTGAATTTGTCGTCATTCGGGTTTTTTTAAGAACACTTTTGTATATAATAAAAggttaactagaaaaaaaaaaagagcttcttCATGCATTTTTGTAGCAGATGATGGTAGAAAACAAATTACTATGGAATACATATTTATTGGAGATATATagatatctatatatttatataaatctatatatatagttttttatatatatatatatatatatatatagttgttgttgttgttttctcaatttccctgggtagagtgctgtggcatcattgtagctcatagcaacctcaaatccttggcttaagcaatcctcttgcctcaggctcccaagcagctgggactataggtgtgtgccactatgcgTGGCTGGTTTTTCTGGTTTTCTAGCAGAGACGatctctccctcttgctcaggctggtctccaactcttgagctcaagcaatccacctgcctcagcctcccagaatgctaggattacaggtgtgagccaccacacctggtctgttgggtacatttaaaagaataatctAAAAGTTTTAAGATGTCAAAATTAACCAAATACTGGAAATTATATGCTTTAGAACATTTAAATatacaatgaaaaattttaagtgatAATTTGAAAATTTGGAAGAGGGTAATCTGAAgactattattatataatatctaTGTATCTgttggagaaagaaagagactgaaATCAGACAGACCTACAAAGTGATTGGCAGACCATTTCTGATACCCACCTGGAGGTTAAAGTACTATGGCCTTTTAGACTAGAAGGATGAAGTAATTTTACATTGGATATATTTATGTCCAATAATCCAACATAATTATAAATTTGAAAAGGCTATCTTTAGTCAATTTCCGCTTATTATATTCAATTCAGAAGATCCAATCTAACACAATTCTCCATTGGTTTAGAACCCTGTAGTTTTGACAACACATATGAGTAGCACCATATTAAAAGAACAATGAGCAGACCAATGTTAGGTAAAATCAATTGAAATACCAAATTTTCAAGTGAGAAATGTGGCTGTGAAGATTACCATAAAAGCTATTTAAAGTTGTCAAGATAGAAGAATATTTGTTACAGAGCAATGATGAATCTGACAATCAAACTTCCCTTATTTCTAAACATCTCAGCTTAACTACTTTTTCTAGAAATCTGAGCATGTCAAGTCAACTGAGCCATTTCCAGAGGTGTATTCTCTACGTATACTCAGAATTGTCTGTATCCTTGGAGTGCATTGctattccttcttcctttctttctgggaGTGATCTATGGGATGCTTACAGGTTGACTTTGCAGGACCCTGGCACCAGGAGAAATGGGGCATCTTGTCCATGATAATTCTCTGCACATTTGGCTTCCACTAAGATGTAATTTGCCTCATCTGGGTCTCAATACGCCATAGTGGCTTCCAGGATTGAAGTCTGCAATCCTGATGTAGCCTCAGATGGCCAAGTCATGCTCCCTGAGTCCTTCTCAGCCTAACCATGGAGCCCAGCCTTCTTCTCCTGTCCATTCTGTGCCTCACATGGAGCCACTTGGGCACTGTTATGGGTTAAATTATGTCCTTTCAAAATTCCTGTGC carries:
- the LOC128568827 gene encoding cytochrome b5 reductase 4-like, with product MACVQKPGSGAPAKEGPSPPSYDWFQTDSSVTIAIYTKEKDIKLDSIIIDNQDDSFRAETIIKDYSYLIHIRLSHEVQEDFSARIIENVGKIEIVLKKKENTSWKCLGHPLENHNSFISRKDASLHYRECQLISKEVVTHDTKLFLKLPPSSHLQTPVGQHVYLKLTITGAEIVKPYTPVSDSLLSEFKEPLLPNNQYMYFLIKIYPAGLFTPELDHLQIGDFIPISSPEGNFKISKFQELEDLFLLAAGTGLTPMVTILNFALTQVPCLRKVKLMFFNKTEDDIIWRSQLEKLAFKDKRFDVEFVLSAPTSEWTGKQGHISPALLSEFLKRNLDESKVFICICGPTLFTEQGVRLLHDLNFSKDEIHCFTA